In Panicum virgatum strain AP13 chromosome 4N, P.virgatum_v5, whole genome shotgun sequence, a single window of DNA contains:
- the LOC120671057 gene encoding L-type lectin-domain containing receptor kinase SIT2-like, with product MRCLLTSKHLMIFLQRAQTSFDFTRGKMLFFLHLLMVVSLGPNLAASAGDSQFSYSGFAGSNLTVDGTATITSDGLLQLTNGTAYLKGHAFHPAPLLLRNSTNGTVQSFSVTFIFGIVSVYPDFSAHGMTFFIAPGKEFAGALPAKYLGLTNVQNNGNASNHLFAVELDTIQSVEFKDINNNHVGIDINGLHSMQSYNAGYYDDKSGEFQNLKLISRQAMQVWVDYSGEKKQISVTLAPLRITRPVRPLLSTIYDLSTVLTDQVYLGFSSATGRVNSRHCILGWSFGLNSPAPAIDIAKLPKLPRAGPKPRSKVLDIVLPIVSATFVLCLGSIVVLLVRRRFRYAELREDWEVGFGPHRFSYKDLYRATDGFKDKHLLGEGGFGRVYKGVLRTSMLEVAVKRVSHESRQGMKEFVAEIASIGRIRHRNLVQLLGYCRRKGELLLVYDYMPNGSLDKYLHNNNDADTSKLSWAQRLHIIKGVASGLLYLHERWEQVVVHRDVKASNVLLDRDMNGQLGDFGLARLYDHGAASQTTHVVGTMGYLSPELMRTGKASPLTDVFAFGIFLLELTCGQKPIKENVDGGGHVVLVDWVLQHWRNGSLMETVDARLHGEYSVQEAGLVLKLGLLCSHPFAGARPGMGQVMRYLDGVTPLPDELMAPTDLSFHVLEMMQNIEFNMSTISYADLLTSFGTISDLSGGR from the coding sequence ATGAGATGTTTACTCACTTCAAAACACCTCATGATCTTTCTTCAGAGGGCACAAACCAGTTTCGATTTCACAAGAGGCAAGATGTTGTTCTTTCTACACCTTCTCATGGTCGTCTCCCTTGGCCCAAACCTTGCAGCATCTGCCGGTGACAGCCAATTCTCCTATTCCGGCTTCGCTGGGTCGAACCTCACCGTAGATGGCACCGCCACCATCACATCGGATGGCCTACTCCAGCTAACCAACGGCACGGCCTACCTCAAGGGCCATGCTTTCCACCCAGCTCCACTGCTCCTCCGCAATTCGACCAATGGCACAGTACAGTCCTTCTCGGTCACCTTCATATTTGGCATCGTCTCCGTCTACCCCGACTTCAGTGCACATGGCATGACCTTCTTCATCGCCCCAGGCAAGGAGTTCGCCGGCGCTCTGCCGGCTAAGTATCTGGGCCTCACCAACGTCCAGAACAACGGCAACGCGAGCAACCACCTATTTGCTGTGGAACTGGACACCATCCAGAGCGTCGAGTTCAAGGATATCAATAACAACCATGTGGGGATCGATATCAATGGCCTCCACTCCATGCAATCCTACAACGCTGGATACTACGATGACAAGAGTGGTGAGTTCCAGAACCTGAAGCTTATCAGCCGTCAGGCCATGCAGGTTTGGGTGGACTACAGTGGCGAGAAGAAGCAGATCAGCGTGACCCTGGCACCCCTCAGAATAACCAGACCAGTCAGGCCACTGCTCTCAACCATCTACGACCTCTCAACAGTGCTCACAGACCAAGTGTATCTCGGCTTCTCGTCGGCTACTGGTCGTGTGAATTCACGTCACTGCATTCTTGGATGGAGCTTCGGACTGAACAGTCCAGCTCCTGCTATCGACATTGCCAAGCTGCCGAAACTACCTCGTGCCGGACCAAAACCGCGCTCCAAGGTCTTGGACATTGTCTTACCAATTGTTAGTGCAACATTTGTCCTTTGTTTGGGCAGTATCGTTGTTCTACTTGTGCGGAGGAGGTTTCGGTACGCTGAGCTGCGTGAGGATTGGGAGGTTGGGTTTGGGCCACACCGATTCTCATACAAGGATCTTTATCGCGCAACCGATGGATTCAAGGATAAGCATCTTCTTGGTGAAGGTGGTTTTGGGAGGGTCTACAAAGGAGTTCTTCGGACATCTATGCTGGAGGTTGCCGTGAAGAGGGTGTCCCACGAATCAAGACAAGGAATGAAGGAGTTTGTTGCAGAGATAGCTAGCATCGGCCGCATCCGTCATCGTAATCTTGTTCAGTTGCTTGGTTATTGCCGGCGGAAAGGTGAACTTCTTTTGGTTTATGACTATATGCCAAATGGTAGCCTTGATAAATATCTACATAATAACAACGATGCGGATACGTCAAAGCTGAGCTGGGCACAGAGACTTCACATCATAAAAGGTGTTGCATCAGGATTGCTCTATCTACACGAGAGGTGGGAGCAAGTGGTTGTCCACAGAGATGTCAAAGCAAGCAACGTGCTGCTGGACAGAGACATGAACGGACAGCTTGGTGATTTTGGCCTAGCAAGGCTGTACGACCATGGCGCGGCCTCTCAAACCACACACGTGGTCGGCACCATGGGATACCTATCCCCGGAGCTGATGCGCACAGGCAAAGCCTCCCCTCTCACAGACGTCTTCGCCTTCGGCATATTCCTCCTGGAGCTCACCTGCGGGCAGAAACCCATCAAGGAGAACGTGGATGGTGGAGGCCATGTTGTGCTGGTCGACTGGGTGCTCCAGCACTGGCGCAACGGGTCACTCATGGAGACAGTAGACGCGAGGCTCCACGGTGAGTATAGTGTCCAGGAAGCAGGATTGGTGCTGAAACTAGGGCTCCTTTGCTCTCACCCGTTTGCCGGTGCAAGACCTGGCATGGGGCAGGTCATGCGCTACCTCGACGGTGTGACGCCACTCCCAGATGAGCTGATGGCACCGACAGATTTGAGCTTCCATGTGCTAGAGATGATGCAGAACATAGAATTCAACATGTCCACCATCTCGTATGCAGACCTGCTGACGAGCTTTGGCACAATCTCCGATTTATCGGGAGGAAGATGA
- the LOC120670785 gene encoding uncharacterized protein LOC120670785 has product MYPDPGHPVMFPDSGAIGMDDLGFRLSHPPLPEDAAQHKANRILAEKMRERKERKKKRNIEHEERKRDQARRTKVGEIVEEVDDGDDNDDESDDHELTGRP; this is encoded by the exons ATGTATCCGGATCCTGGACATCCAGTGATGTTCCCGGACTCCGGGGCGATTGGCATG GACGATCTCGGGTTCCGCCTCTCCCATCCACCCTTGCCCGAGGACGCGGCTCAGCACAAGGCGAACCGCATTCTTGCGGAAAAGatgagggagaggaaggagaggaagaagaagaggaacatCGAGCACGAGGAGAGGAAGAGGGACCAGGCTAGGCGCACTAAGGTCGGCGAGATCGTCGAGGAGGTCGACGACGGCGATGACAATGATGACGAGAGCGATGACCACGAGCTAACTGGACGGCCCTGA